The genomic stretch GCATCGTCATCCGCAACATGGTCGACGGCTGATCTGCGCAGACCCGGTCACCGCGGCTTGCCTACGGTCGGTCAGAACCCATTGACGACCCCATCGCGGACATGCGCCGCACCAGCGAACGCGGCGAGATGCGGATCATCGGGGCCATGGCTTGGTACTGCAATCCGGGCACGCTTAGAACTCGGCCTCGCTCGACGTCTTTGAGAGCGGTGTTGACGACATCTTCGGCATCGAGCCAGAGTTGCCGCGGGATCTGGGAGACATCGAGGGCAGCCCGTTCGTGGAATTCGGTCCGAACGAAGCCGGGGCACAGGGCGGTCACATTGACATCGGTGTCCCCGAGTTCCAGATCCAGCCCTTCGACGAACACCGTGGCCCACGCCTTGGCAGCCGAATACGTACCGGCAGTAATCCAACTGGCAAAGCTGGAAACGACGATGACTCGGCCGGAGTTGCGTTCCACCATGCCTGGCAACGCCGCTTTGGTCAGGCGCATCGGAGCAGTGACCAGCACGTTGATGAGGTCCTGCTCCTCGTCCACGTCGGAGGCGAGGAACGGCTCCGCAAGCCCGAACCCGGCATTATTGACGAGCCAATCGATGGGGCGGGAGTCATCGGTGATGCGTTCTTCAACCGTCCTCAATGCGTCCATATCGGCGAG from Candidatus Nanopelagicales bacterium encodes the following:
- a CDS encoding SDR family oxidoreductase, which encodes MSIALVTGPTSGLGRQFALQLADAGHDLVLVSRDETRLKQLAREIEIDKKVSCEVLPANLADMDALRTVEERITDDSRPIDWLVNNAGFGLAEPFLASDVDEEQDLINVLVTAPMRLTKAALPGMVERNSGRVIVVSSFASWITAGTYSAAKAWATVFVEGLDLELGDTDVNVTALCPGFVRTEFHERAALDVSQIPRQLWLDAEDVVNTALKDVERGRVLSVPGLQYQAMAPMIRISPRSLVRRMSAMGSSMGSDRP